One Archangium violaceum genomic window, GTACATGCTCCAGCCGTCCTTGCCCCCGAAGTCCTGGCCGATGTTCCGGCCGTCCAGCGAGGCCTCCGGCCCCATGTGGTCGTTGCCGGCCGGGTACTTGTCGTCGTGGTGGACGCAAAACAGGAAAGGGTCCGCCGTCACCCAAGGGGGCGAGCCGAGCGGCAGGGTCTGGAGGATGGGGCTCTTCATGGCGGTTCCTGGTGTAACGATATTCGTAGGATGCGGCACGACCCGTGTGGTCGCGGGCACGAACGTCAGGCACCGGATGCGAATGGCAGGCAAGTATCGCGCATGAATGCGTTTAGCGACTCTAATCCACCCCATCACCGCTCTGGGAGGTCCCATGCGTCCCGCCGTCCAGGTTCTCTCGCTGCTCATGCTGCTCGTCGTCTCCGCTTCGTGCACCGCGTCGGCGGCGCTCGACCCCACCCAGCCCCCGCCCCCGAAGACGACGGTGCAGGTGTGGAATCAAAACCCCATCGACATGACGCTCTATGTGACGAACAGGACGAATCGCATCCGATTGGGCCTGGTGCCCGGCTCGAGCACCCGCACCTTCGTCATCCCCCCACACCTGCTCCTCTCGACGAGCCTGCTCGGCTTCCAGGCCGATCCCATCGGCGGGCAGGGGCTGTCGGTCAGCGAGGAGATCCAGGTGCAACCGGGAGAGCAGGTCGGTCTCAAGCTCGGGCGCTGATCAACGCAGGGGGAGCGACACCATCGCCTCGGCGAAGCGCTCGAACACCTGGCTGGCCGTGAGCGCGGGTTGCTCGTCGATGTTGCCCAGCATCAGCGCGAAGACGACGCGCGGGTGCTCCGGATCATTGGGGCGCTCGGCGATGCCCACGTACGCCTTCTGCCCCGAGAGCGTTCCCGTCTTGGCCCGGATGAGCCCCCGCGTCCCATTGGAGAGTCCGGTTCTCGCGAGCGTGCCGTCCACTCCCGCGATGGGCAGGCTCTCCAGCAACGCGTGGGCGTACGGCTCCTTCAGGCTGGTGTAGATGACCTCCGCCAGCCCGCGCGCGGAGGCCACGTTGTAGCGGGACAGTCCGCTGCCATCCACCGGCCGCAGCAGACGGGTGGAGATGCCCCGGCGGGTGAGCTCCTGCGCCATCGCGTCACGCAGCGCGGAGTAGCTCTCCGTGCCCGTGCGCTCGCGGGTGAAGCGCAGGCCCAGCCGCTCGGCGTAGAGGTTGAGAGACTCCTTGTTCGTCACCTTCACCAGCTCGGCGAGCGAGGGGCTGACGAACTCCAGGAGCGGCTCGCTCGTGGTGGCCGCGGGCACGGCGGCCAGATGCGGCGGAACCGGCACGCGCCAGATGCCACGCGCGGCCAGGGCGTCCTCCACGCACGCGGAGAACAGCGCCTGGGGCTCGTCGATCGCGACGCGCATCGACGCCTTGCGCGGGCACTGCTCCGCCGTCGAGCGCCAGACGCAGCGCATGCGCCCGGTGCCCCGCTCGCGCACGCAGCCAAGCCCCGCCCGCTGGGCGTTCGCCTCGAGGTACACGACGGTGGGGAGCTCGTTGAAGGACGGGGTGTAGCGCACCGTGATGGGCCGCCGCGGCTGGGACACACAGTCCTGTCCCTCAGGGCGCTCCAGCGACAGGTCCACCACGTTCTCGCGGAAGACGAAGGGAGTTGGGGCGGCGCTGTACGCGTAGGCCGCGTCATCCCATGCCCAGCCGGGACCGAACAGGCCATGGGGCCCCTCGTCGGCGTTGCTCACCCGCACCGCCCCGAGCCACTGCCGGATGCCGCGGGCCTGGATCGCCTCGGCGAGCTGCTCGCAAGCCAGGGTGGTCTCGGGGAAGCGCCACGAGCCCAGCGACGGATCTCCCGACGCCTCCACCACGAGATCTCCGAGGAAGAGGTTGCCCAGCTGCGAGCCCTCGAGCCGCACCGGGGTGTGGAAGCGGAAGTCCGGGCCGAAGGCGGAGAGCGCCGCGGAGGTGGACACCACCTTCATCGTCGACGCGGGCAGCAGGCGCACGTGCTCGTGACGTGCGTAGAGCGGCGCGCCCGTCGTCGCGTCCACCAGGAAGACGCTCGCGAGCGTGCCCTCGTCCTCGACGGACTCGAAGAGCGCATCCGCCACCGAGGCCACCGTCGGGGGTGACGGCGGGCGGGTCGTCGCACGGGGGAGGCAGGCCGGCAGCACGAGGGCCGCCAGCAGGAGCGTCGCGAACGGGGAACGTCGCATGGGCCGGAAGGTACCGTCCCCACTCCGGGGTGTCGACGCTCGGGTGATGCACGGCGGAGGCCGTGCAGGCAATGAACAGACAGAGGCCTGTCGGGCTGTCCGCCCCCCGGCCTGCCGGGAATAAACAGACACCTTGCCCATGAATAACGCCCACGCGAGAGCGGCATCTGGTGTCGAATGGACAACGTTTCACCCCAAGCCGAGGGCCAGAACGATGCCTGCTCGATGCCACCCTCTTTCCAGATGTCTCCGGGGCCTGTCGGTCATGGCCTTGGTGGCTCTCCTGGCGCCCACGGGCTGTCAGGAGCAACCCGCCCAGGGCCCCTCTGGAGGGCCGACCACGGCTCCATCGTTCCAGCCCGCGCCCGTCTCCCCGCGCATCCTGCTGGGCTGGCAGTACCGCAACGCCATCTCGGAGCTGCTGGGCAACGAGGCTGCCCAGGCAGTGCAGCCCCCACCGGACACCGCGCTCAACGGCTTCGACGGAATCGGCGCATCGCAGCTCGCCCTGTCCTCCAGCGCCATTGCCCGGTACGAGAGCTCGGCCTGGCTCGCGGCCCAGGCGGCTCTCGCCAACACCTCGGCTCGAGGCGCACTGCTCGGGTGTACGCCCCGCTCCACCATGGATGAGGAGTGCCTGCGCGGCTTCCTCAGCCGCTTCGGTGCTCGCGCGTGGCGCCGGCCCCTGACGGATGCCGAGCTGACCTCGTGGACCGCGCTCGGCATGTCCGCGGCGGCCGCCGCCGGTGACTTCTACTCGGGGGTGGAGGTGCTCATCGCCGGTCTGCTCCAGTCCCCCCACTTCCTCTACATGGTGGAGGTGGGCGTGCCGGATCCCTCCCAACCCGGGCGCCTCGCGCTCACCGGCCATGAGATGGCGACACGGCTCGCCTTCTTCCTCGCCGGCACTTCACCTGACGAAACGTTGCTCGCGGCCGCCGCCCGCGGCGAGCTGGACACCGCGGAGGGCGTGCGCACCCAGGCCCGGAGGTTGCTCGCGCTCCCCACGGCACGCACGGCGCTGGCCCACTTCTTCGACGAGCTGCTCCAGCTGCGCGAGCTCTCCACCCTGAGCAAGGACGCCACCACCTTCCCCTTCTTCACCCCTTCGCTGGCGGCGTCGATGCGCGAGGAGACGCAGCGGTTGCTCGAGGACATCGTCTGGGAGCGGGAGGGCGACTTCCGCGACGCCTTCGACTCGGGCTACACCTTCGTGGACAAGCAGCTCGCCGCGCTCTACGGAATCTCCGGCGCACCCGCCACCGGCTTCGCCCGCGTCACGCTGCCAGCGGAGGAGGGACGCGGCGGCCTGCTCGGCCACGCCAGCTTCCTGTCGCTGCTGGCCCACACCACCACCACCTCGCCCACGCTGCGAGGCCGGTTCATCCGCGAGCGACTGCTCTGCGAGCCCATCGCCGCGCCGCCCACCAATATCCCTCCCCTGCCCGCCCAGAATCCCGGCGAGCCGCCCAGGACGATGAGGCAGCGGCTCCAGCAGCACGTCTCCAACCCGAGCTGCGCCGGTTGCCACGACAAGATGGATCCGCTGGGCCTGGGCCTGGAGAACTTCGACGCGGTGGGCCGCTACCGCACCAACGACAATGACGCCCCCATCGATCCGGTGAGCACCTTCGATCGCTCCGGCACCTTCAGTGGCCCGCGACAACTCGGCGGCCTGCTGCGCGCGGATGATCGGGTCCTGCGCTGCCTGGTGCGCAACCTGTTCCGCATGGCGAGCGGCCACGTGGACGAGGCGGGAGAGCAGGTCTCGCTGAACCAGCTCGACGAGGCCTTCGCCACATCCGGTTACCGCATGAAGGAGCTGCTGGTGGAGCTCGTCGCCAGCGATGCCTTCCGTTACGCCCGTTCCCAGGAGGTCCAGCCGTGAAGCCCTTCCGTCTTTCCCGCAGGACCCTGCTGCGGGGCGTGGGCGCCGCCGTGGCGCTGCCCACCCTCGAGGCGATGCTGGACTCGCGAGGAACCGCCCTGGCCGCGGGAAAACCACTGCCCAGGCGCTTCGCCACGTTCTTCTTCGGCGACGGGGTCATCCTCGGCAAATGGAACCCCACCAGCACCGGTGCCAACTGGCAGCTCAGCCCGGCGCTGGCGCCGCTGGTCAACGTGAAGAGCTACGTCAATGTGGTGTCGGGTCACCAGGTGAAGACGCCGGACAGGCGCGGCCACCACACGGGCCAGTCCGCCATCCTCTCCGGGTACCCCTTCATCGAGCTGTACGCCCCCAACGCCAACTACGCCTCGAAGTTCGGTGGGCCCTCCATCGATCAGGTCGCGGCCCAGCACATCGGCCAGGGCACCGCCTTCCGCTCGCTGGAGCTGGGCGTCTCCAAGCGCATCGTCACCGGGGAGGGGCCCACGCTCCAGTACATCTCCCACAAGGGGCCGGACCAGCCGCTGCAGCCGGAGTACAACCCGGCGGCCCTCTTCACTCGGCTCTTCAGCGGCTTCTCGCCGGCTCCCGAGCCCCAGGTGGATCCGCGCGCCGCCCTGCGCGCCAGTGTGCTGGACGCGGTGCGCGAGGACGCGAAACGGCTCCAGGTCAGGCTGGGCAGCACGGACCGCGCCCGCCTGGACGCGCACCTCACCTCCATCAGCGAGCTCAGACAGCAGATCCTCGCCCTGCCTCCGCAATACACCCAGGCCTGCACCCAGCCCCAGCCCGTTACCCAGACGAATCGGGACTCGGGCGGGAAGGAGCCACTGGAGCAGGTGTCCAAGACCATGTCGGATCTGCTCGTCCTGGCCTGGGCGTGCGATCTCACCCGCGTGGCCAGTTACATGTTCTCCGGCGGAGTCTGCGCCACGGTGTTCCACATGCTGGGCCAGAGCCGGGGGAACCACGACCTCACCCACGACCCGGACCCCAGCGCCCAGGACCAGGTGCATGCTTCGGTGGTGTGGGTGGTGAAGCAGTTCGCCTATCTGTTGGAGCGACTGAAGGCGACCCCGGAGGCCGGGGGCAACCTGCTCGACAACAGCTGTCTGCTCCTCACCTCGGACGTGGCCGAGGGTTACGCCCACTCCACCACCGACTATCCCATCCTGGTGGCCGGACGCGCCGGCGGGTACCTGAAGTCCCCCGGCGTCCACGTGCGCTCCACCAGCAAGGAGAACACCAGCAACGTCCTGCTCACCTGCCTCAAGGCCGTGGGCACCGGTGTGGCCTCGGTGGGCGGTGACTCGGGATACAGCGACACCGAGTGCACCGCCATCAAGGCCTGAGCTGCCTGTTGGGGCAGCCCGGGGTCCGCATACCCTCACCCCGACCCTCTCCCAGGGGGAGAGGGAGGGATGGGGGGTTCCTACTTCTTCGCCAGGTAGTCCTGGAGCGGACGCACCGTCTGCTCCTTGCGCAGCAGCGCCTCCAGCGCTCCCACCGCCATCCGCGCCGCCTGCACCGTCGTGTAGTACGGCACGCCGTGCATCAGCGACTCGCGCCGGATGGAGAAGCTGTCCGCGATCTCCTGCTTGCCGAACGTCGAGTTGATCACCAACACGATCTGCCCGTCGACGATCTTGTCCACGATGTGCGGACGGCCCTCGGTCACCTTCAGCACCTTCTCCGTCTGGATGCCCTTCGTCGTCAGGTACTGGTGCGTGCCGCTCGTCGCCACCAGGGTGAAGCCCAGCGCCCGCAGCCGCCGCGCCAGGTCCACCACCGCCGGCTTGTCGTCGTTCTTCACCGAGATGAAGACCTTGCCGCTCCTCGGCAGCTTCACGCCCGCCGCCTGCTGGCTCTTGGCGAAGGCCGACGGGAAGTCATCCGCGATGCCCATCACCTCGCCCGTCGACTTCATCTCGGGCCCGAGGATGACGTCCACCCCGGCGAAGCGCGCGAACGGGAACACGGACTCCTTCACCGCCACGTGCCGGAACTCGGGCTCCTGCGTGGCCCCCAGCTCCGCCAGCGTCTTGCCCACCATGCACAGCGACGCCAGCTTCGCCAGCGCCACGCCCGTGGCCTTCGAGATGAACGGCACCGTGCGGCTCGCGCGCGGGTTCACCTCCAGCACGTAGATCGTCTTCCCCTGGATGGCGAACTGCACGTTCATCAGGCCCACCACGCCCAGCTCCTTCGCCAGGGCCATGGCCTGATCCTTCATGCGCTCCACCAGGTCCGGCGACAGCGAGTGCGGCGGCAGCGTGCACGCCGCGTCACCCGAGTGCACACCCGCCTCCTCCACGTGCTCCAACACCCCGCCCACCAGCACCGCGCCCGTCTTGTCCGCCACCAGGTCCAGGTCCACCTCGATGGCGTCCTTGAGGAAGCGATCGATCAGCACCGGGTGCTCCGGCGACGCGCTCACCGCCTCGCGCATGTAGCGCTCCAGGCTCTGCTGGTCGTAGACCACTTCCATCGCCCGGCCGCCCAGCACGTACGAGGGCCGCACCATCACCGGATAGCCGATGCGCTCGGCCACGCGGTAGGCCTCCTCGTGGCTGCGCGCCACGCCGTTCTCCGGCTGCTTCAGCCCCAGCTTCTCGATCAGCTGCGCGAAGCGCTCACGGTCCTCGGCCCGGTCGATGGCGTCCGGCGACGTGCCCAGAATCGGCAGCCCGGCCTTCTCCAGCGGCACGGACAGGCGCAGCGGCGTCTGCCCACCGAACTGGACGATGGCGCCCACCGGCTTCTCGCGCTGCGCCACCTCCAGCACGTCCTCGATGGTCAGCGGCTCGAAGTACAGGCGGTCCGACGTGTCGTAGTCCGTGGACACCGTCTCCGGGTTGCAGTTGACCATCACCGTCTCGTACCCGGCATCGCGCAGCGCGAAGGCCGCGTGCACGCAGCAGTAGTCGAACTCGATGCCCTGGCCGATCCGGATGGGGCCGCTGCCCAGGATGAGCACCTTCTGGCGCTCGGTGGGTGGCGCCTCGTCCTCCTCCTCGTAGGTGGAGTACAGGTACGGCGTGTAGGCCTCGAACTCGGCGGCACAGGTGTCCACCCGCTTGTACACGGGCCGGATGCCCTTGGCGTGCCGGCGCGCGCGCACGTCGGCTTCGGTGCAGCCCAGCAGCTGCGCCAGGTACTTGTCGGAGAAGCCATCCGCCTTGGCCGTGCGCAGCACCTCGTCCGGCACCTTGTCCAGCGTGCCGAACTCCTGGAGCTGCCGCGCCTCGTGCACCAGGGCCTGGATGTGGCGGAGGAACCAGGGATCGATGGCGGAGAGCTCGTGGACATCCTCCACCGTCATGCCCTCGCGGAAGGCCTGCACCAGGTACTGCGGCCGCTCCGGCCGGGGCACGCGCACGTAGTCGCGCAGCACCTTGCGCCGCTCCTCCTTCTCCTCGGGCAGCTCGGGCGACTCCAGGCCCGTGCGGCCGGACTCCATGGAGCGCATCGCCTTGAGGTAGGCCTCGCGGAAGGTGCGGCCAATGGCCATCACCTCGCCCACCGCGCGCATGCTGGTGTTGAGGGTGCGGTTGGCGTGGGGGAACTTCTCGAAGTTGAAGCGCGGCACCTTCACCACGACGTAGTCGAGCGTGGGCTCGAAGGACGCCGGGGTGTCGCGGGTGATGTCGTTGCGCAGCTCGTCCAGCGTGTAGCCCAGGGCCAGCTTCGCGGCCACCTTGGCGATGGGGTAGCCCGTGGCCTTCGAGGCCAGCGCGCTGGAGCGCGACACGCGCGGGTTCATCTCGATGACCACGATGCGCCCGTCGCGCGGGTTGACGCCGAACTGGATGTTCGAGCCGCCCGTGTCGACGCCGATCTCCCGGATGATGCGCATCGAGGCCTCACGCAGCCGCTGGTACTCGCGGTCCGTGAGCGTCTGGGCCGGGGCCACGGTGATGGAGTCACCGGTGTGCACGCCCATGGGGTCCAGGTTCTCGATGGAGCAGACGATGATGACGTTGTCCGCCGAGTCGCGGACCACCTCGAGCTCGTACTCCTTCCAGCCGAGGACGCTCTCCTCGATGAGGATGGTGGAGGTGGGGCTGGCCTTGAGACCGGAGCGGCAGATGGCCTCGTACTCCTCGCGGTTGTAGGCGATGCCGCCGCCGGTGCCGCCCAGGGTGAAGGAGGGCCGGATGATGGCGGGGAAGCCGATCTCGTCGGACAGCGCGAGGGCCTGCTCCATGGTGGTGGCGTAGCCGCTCTTGGGCAGGGCCACGCCGATGCGCTCCATGGCCTGCTTGAAGAGCAGCCGGTCCTCGGCCTTGTTGATGGCCTCCAGCGAGGCGCCGATGAGCCGGACGCCGTGCTTCTCGAGGATGCCCTGCTCCGCGAGCGCCTTGGCCAGATTGAGCGCCGTCTGGCCACCCATGGTGGGCAGGATCGAGTCCGGGCGCTCCTGAGCGATGATTCGCTCGGCGACCTCGACCGTGATGGGTTCGATGTACGTACGGTGCGCGAACTCCGGGTCGGTCATGACCGTCGCCGGGTTGCTGTTCAAGAGGACGACTTCGACGCCCTCCTCGCGCAGCGCCTTGGTGGCCTGCGTCCCAGAGTAGTCGAACTCGACCGCCTGCCCGATGACGATCGGGCCCGAGCCGATAACGAGAACCTTCCGGATGTCATTTCGCTTAGGCATCAAGGGGGGCCCAATAGCAACGTTCGCCCCCGCTTGCACCAACCGTGTGAAAACGGTAGCCGGAGAGGCGGAAATGGAGCCTGCCCGGCGGGAGGGGGTATCGGCCCCGGGCGCCGGGTCCTCTGCTAGTCTGGGCTCTGTTTTCCGGAGGTTTCATGCGTCGCTGGTCTCTGGTCCTGCTGCTCGCCACCGCGTCTCCCGTCCTCGCCCAGGAGGCCCAGGAAGCCCCCGCCGCTCCAGCGGCCGAGCCGGCTCCCGCTCCGGCTGCTCCGGCCGCCGAGCAGGCTCCCGCCGCCGCCGAAGGGACGCCCGCGGCGCAGAAGCCGTCCCGCCGCCGCCGCGCGAAGCAGGAGGCCGCGGCCGAGGCACCCGCCCCGGCACCCGAAGCCCCGGCGCCCGCGCCCACCGCCGCGGCGCCTGGCCCGGCTCCAGCCCCCTCCGCCCCGGCTGCGGCCCCCCAGCCCGGCAGCATCGAGGAGGTGGTGCGTGACGAGGCGCGCTACCTGCTCAGCTATCTGCTCACGGGTGACGTGCGCAGCACGGTGCCCATGCTCACGTTCCCCTTCCAGCTCGAGGAGCGCAGGTTCGACGCGCCCGAGCCCCTGGTGGTGAGCTGGGTGAAACAGCTCCGTAACAAGCGGACGGACCTCGTCACCCTCTACGACATCGAGGTCCTCCCCTACGCGGAGCTGGAGAAGAGGTACGGCAAGCCGCCGGCCCGGCTCGGCGCCATCGTCCCGCGCGGAACCGACGTGTACGCCGCCGTGGCCAACCTCTCGGGGCATGCGGCGGTCCTCCTCTACCGGCTGACCGGAGAGGGCTGGAAGGCGTTCGCTTATACGGATTGAGGCTTGATGGACAAGGTGAGGTGAGCCGTGGCGCATCCCAGCCTCGATGAATTGACGGCGATGTTCCATGCGGCCCGGAAGGCGGGGGGAGCCCGACAAGAACAATCCCGAGATGGCCCGGAAAGGTGGCCGAGGGCCGCGAGCTCACAACACGCGCTCGCGCCATCGACGTGGCACCCACCCTGCTGGATCTCCTGGGGGTCGAGGCCCCAGAGCGCTTCCAGGGCCGCTCCCTGGCCTCCCTGTTGACCCCAGGGGCCACCATGGACCCATTGCCCGCGCTCATCGAGACGGATCTCTTCCCCTATCCCTGGCTCTACGAAATCGTGACCGTGGACCGGGACACGGGAGACATCGCGCTCGAGCCCGAGTGGGAGGACGAGGTGCAACGGGCCAAGCACCGCGGCCTCTACTTCGGACGCTGGAAGCTGCTCGAGCTGCCCACGCTCCAGGGCCTGCGCGTGGAGGAGGTATCCGCCGCGCACCCCGACGTCGTGGCGGACCTGCGTGCCCTCCTCCAGAGGGAGCGCTCCTGGGCCGCGCCGTGAGTCGTCCGTGCGTCTTCAGCGCACGGAGGTCGTGAACTCCCGGAGGCGCTCCAGCCCCTTGCGCAGCTGCTCGCGCGAGGTCGCGAAGCTCAGGCGGATGTGTCCCTCCGCGCCGAAGGGAGCGCCCGGCACCGCGGCGATCCGGAAGTCGTTCAGGAGGATCTCCGACATCTGGATCGAGCCCGTCACCGGCGTGCCCTTGTACGAGCGCCCGAAGAGGCCGCTCACGTTGGGCAACACGTAGAAGGCGCCCTCGGGGCTGCGGCAGCGCACGCCCTCCATCGAGTTCAGCGCGTCCACGACCATGTCCCGCCGCACCCGGTACTCCTCCACCATGGGTACGAAGATGTCCGGTGGGCCCTTGAGCGCCGCCGTCGCCGCCTTCTGCGCGAAGGACGCCGCGTTCGACGTGGACTGGTCCTGGATCATCTGCATGCCCGAGATGAGCCACTTGGGTCCCGCCACGTACCCCATGCGCCAACCCGTCATGGAGAAGGCCTTGCTCATTCCGTTGATGACCACCAGCCGCGGCAGCAGGTCCGGTGCCACGTTGCC contains:
- a CDS encoding DUF1592 domain-containing protein, whose product is MALVALLAPTGCQEQPAQGPSGGPTTAPSFQPAPVSPRILLGWQYRNAISELLGNEAAQAVQPPPDTALNGFDGIGASQLALSSSAIARYESSAWLAAQAALANTSARGALLGCTPRSTMDEECLRGFLSRFGARAWRRPLTDAELTSWTALGMSAAAAAGDFYSGVEVLIAGLLQSPHFLYMVEVGVPDPSQPGRLALTGHEMATRLAFFLAGTSPDETLLAAAARGELDTAEGVRTQARRLLALPTARTALAHFFDELLQLRELSTLSKDATTFPFFTPSLAASMREETQRLLEDIVWEREGDFRDAFDSGYTFVDKQLAALYGISGAPATGFARVTLPAEEGRGGLLGHASFLSLLAHTTTTSPTLRGRFIRERLLCEPIAAPPTNIPPLPAQNPGEPPRTMRQRLQQHVSNPSCAGCHDKMDPLGLGLENFDAVGRYRTNDNDAPIDPVSTFDRSGTFSGPRQLGGLLRADDRVLRCLVRNLFRMASGHVDEAGEQVSLNQLDEAFATSGYRMKELLVELVASDAFRYARSQEVQP
- the dacB gene encoding D-alanyl-D-alanine carboxypeptidase/D-alanyl-D-alanine endopeptidase; this translates as MRRSPFATLLLAALVLPACLPRATTRPPSPPTVASVADALFESVEDEGTLASVFLVDATTGAPLYARHEHVRLLPASTMKVVSTSAALSAFGPDFRFHTPVRLEGSQLGNLFLGDLVVEASGDPSLGSWRFPETTLACEQLAEAIQARGIRQWLGAVRVSNADEGPHGLFGPGWAWDDAAYAYSAAPTPFVFRENVVDLSLERPEGQDCVSQPRRPITVRYTPSFNELPTVVYLEANAQRAGLGCVRERGTGRMRCVWRSTAEQCPRKASMRVAIDEPQALFSACVEDALAARGIWRVPVPPHLAAVPAATTSEPLLEFVSPSLAELVKVTNKESLNLYAERLGLRFTRERTGTESYSALRDAMAQELTRRGISTRLLRPVDGSGLSRYNVASARGLAEVIYTSLKEPYAHALLESLPIAGVDGTLARTGLSNGTRGLIRAKTGTLSGQKAYVGIAERPNDPEHPRVVFALMLGNIDEQPALTASQVFERFAEAMVSLPLR
- a CDS encoding DUF1552 domain-containing protein, which gives rise to MKPFRLSRRTLLRGVGAAVALPTLEAMLDSRGTALAAGKPLPRRFATFFFGDGVILGKWNPTSTGANWQLSPALAPLVNVKSYVNVVSGHQVKTPDRRGHHTGQSAILSGYPFIELYAPNANYASKFGGPSIDQVAAQHIGQGTAFRSLELGVSKRIVTGEGPTLQYISHKGPDQPLQPEYNPAALFTRLFSGFSPAPEPQVDPRAALRASVLDAVREDAKRLQVRLGSTDRARLDAHLTSISELRQQILALPPQYTQACTQPQPVTQTNRDSGGKEPLEQVSKTMSDLLVLAWACDLTRVASYMFSGGVCATVFHMLGQSRGNHDLTHDPDPSAQDQVHASVVWVVKQFAYLLERLKATPEAGGNLLDNSCLLLTSDVAEGYAHSTTDYPILVAGRAGGYLKSPGVHVRSTSKENTSNVLLTCLKAVGTGVASVGGDSGYSDTECTAIKA
- the carB gene encoding carbamoyl-phosphate synthase large subunit gives rise to the protein MPKRNDIRKVLVIGSGPIVIGQAVEFDYSGTQATKALREEGVEVVLLNSNPATVMTDPEFAHRTYIEPITVEVAERIIAQERPDSILPTMGGQTALNLAKALAEQGILEKHGVRLIGASLEAINKAEDRLLFKQAMERIGVALPKSGYATTMEQALALSDEIGFPAIIRPSFTLGGTGGGIAYNREEYEAICRSGLKASPTSTILIEESVLGWKEYELEVVRDSADNVIIVCSIENLDPMGVHTGDSITVAPAQTLTDREYQRLREASMRIIREIGVDTGGSNIQFGVNPRDGRIVVIEMNPRVSRSSALASKATGYPIAKVAAKLALGYTLDELRNDITRDTPASFEPTLDYVVVKVPRFNFEKFPHANRTLNTSMRAVGEVMAIGRTFREAYLKAMRSMESGRTGLESPELPEEKEERRKVLRDYVRVPRPERPQYLVQAFREGMTVEDVHELSAIDPWFLRHIQALVHEARQLQEFGTLDKVPDEVLRTAKADGFSDKYLAQLLGCTEADVRARRHAKGIRPVYKRVDTCAAEFEAYTPYLYSTYEEEDEAPPTERQKVLILGSGPIRIGQGIEFDYCCVHAAFALRDAGYETVMVNCNPETVSTDYDTSDRLYFEPLTIEDVLEVAQREKPVGAIVQFGGQTPLRLSVPLEKAGLPILGTSPDAIDRAEDRERFAQLIEKLGLKQPENGVARSHEEAYRVAERIGYPVMVRPSYVLGGRAMEVVYDQQSLERYMREAVSASPEHPVLIDRFLKDAIEVDLDLVADKTGAVLVGGVLEHVEEAGVHSGDAACTLPPHSLSPDLVERMKDQAMALAKELGVVGLMNVQFAIQGKTIYVLEVNPRASRTVPFISKATGVALAKLASLCMVGKTLAELGATQEPEFRHVAVKESVFPFARFAGVDVILGPEMKSTGEVMGIADDFPSAFAKSQQAAGVKLPRSGKVFISVKNDDKPAVVDLARRLRALGFTLVATSGTHQYLTTKGIQTEKVLKVTEGRPHIVDKIVDGQIVLVINSTFGKQEIADSFSIRRESLMHGVPYYTTVQAARMAVGALEALLRKEQTVRPLQDYLAKK